The following coding sequences are from one Pirellulales bacterium window:
- a CDS encoding PQQ-dependent sugar dehydrogenase → MAILVLAGAASASAIEAPPAADDYNQNEFAPRPTPSWVQMIDQGTKDPRLAGLTTPAGLRVEIVAEQPATVNPVGMTFDDQGTPWVLEWRFAPEAKHTTYEVRYRDGNTAQVNRIQKSVRDELKTLHDADGDGHYEQATVVMNDLEIPSSILLHDGWVYLSSLGHVIRRRPAGDGKWKEEEIVRGLCGFHHHQASGMTMSPDGWLFITSGDDDNRGEGSDGSRATVLRTGAVLRCRPDGSQLHEFARGFRNPYRDVSFDHMYNLFHVDNDQEDGSKFQGVRLMHVVDGADYGWRLAPGTICCRTDFELGAAFGERPGTLPAMLKTGRGAPAGLLIYQGTSFPEFFRGLLIYPDVYRKLVRAYRVERRGSTFAVIEQFELMKTEDGLFRPCQAVMGPDGAIYIVDWRTDSGGAGRLWGDGEHGRIYRLTWEGTSESPAIAPGKMDAWASIHGAKDDELYQLLDSPDFELRKRALEELMQRGARQRDKLVTMARDTARPAHARAAAAAGAARLYDASVQLGLIGLLSDQNLELRRLAAELLGRNTTREDIHVPRLTSLTATLNDPHPAVRRAAAVAVGQIASQLEQGHAARHVAAGALWSALANAPDDDPYLRDGILHGLELLGQDGINLMVQGALGRDFDLREMSIAALEAMRTAPAAAALDRLLTEPSLLNQDQQRRVLTTYRRIQVEPPIDGAVLASWLARQSDAAATLQLAGLESLASIHGAPTALALPIAIKLLKDPDEQLRIGVISLLGENHLVEAVPALVAAIADRRKSLAERQAIVTALSQLREQELPWGHKSAKGVELELDRLVALSGDPEHADLRADLVALVCAVDFSMGRPLAEAMLASGDTAAGRSAIAMLGADPAQAKQLAEQFVAGKLDRQLLPEISAALQKHIANEEEGEFPQLLQQVLRGGLLLSLDPAEVARVEALVQTTGDADHGREVYLNSQKSQCAICHKLEGVGGQVGPDLTRIWDTHTVTKIMESMIDPSKEIKEGYATFSATTKGGQVYTGLRVSADDQQVTLRDAQGKDIVIPRSDLDELVESKKSLMPEGVTAQLSFQEFIDLVAFLKNRGAQQALKGAK, encoded by the coding sequence ATGGCCATTCTCGTTCTGGCCGGCGCGGCGAGCGCCAGCGCCATCGAGGCGCCGCCAGCGGCCGACGACTACAACCAAAACGAGTTCGCGCCGCGCCCCACCCCGTCGTGGGTGCAAATGATCGATCAAGGGACCAAAGACCCCCGTTTGGCGGGGCTGACGACTCCGGCTGGCCTGCGAGTGGAAATTGTCGCCGAACAACCGGCGACGGTGAACCCCGTGGGCATGACGTTCGACGATCAAGGGACGCCGTGGGTGCTGGAGTGGCGATTCGCCCCCGAAGCAAAACACACGACCTATGAGGTGCGCTATCGTGACGGGAACACAGCCCAGGTCAACCGCATTCAAAAGAGCGTCCGCGACGAGCTAAAAACCTTGCACGACGCCGATGGCGACGGCCACTACGAGCAGGCGACGGTGGTGATGAACGATTTGGAGATACCCTCCAGCATCCTGCTGCACGATGGCTGGGTGTATCTCTCCTCGCTCGGCCATGTTATTCGCCGCCGACCCGCTGGTGACGGCAAGTGGAAGGAAGAAGAGATCGTCCGCGGCCTTTGCGGTTTTCATCATCATCAAGCGTCTGGCATGACAATGTCGCCCGATGGCTGGCTGTTCATCACCAGCGGCGACGACGACAACCGCGGCGAGGGGAGCGACGGCAGTCGCGCCACCGTGCTGCGCACCGGGGCGGTGCTGCGCTGCCGGCCCGATGGGTCACAGTTGCACGAGTTCGCCCGCGGTTTTCGCAATCCGTACCGCGATGTGTCGTTCGACCACATGTACAACCTGTTTCATGTCGACAACGACCAGGAAGACGGCAGCAAGTTTCAAGGCGTTCGGCTCATGCACGTGGTCGATGGCGCTGACTACGGATGGCGACTGGCGCCCGGTACGATCTGCTGCCGCACCGATTTCGAGCTAGGCGCCGCCTTTGGCGAGCGGCCGGGCACGCTGCCCGCAATGCTCAAGACGGGGCGCGGGGCGCCAGCGGGATTGTTGATCTATCAAGGAACCAGTTTTCCGGAGTTCTTTCGCGGACTGCTGATCTATCCCGATGTGTATCGCAAGCTAGTGCGCGCCTACCGCGTGGAGCGACGTGGCAGCACCTTCGCCGTGATCGAACAGTTCGAGTTGATGAAGACGGAAGATGGGCTGTTCCGACCGTGCCAGGCGGTCATGGGACCCGACGGCGCGATCTACATTGTCGACTGGCGCACCGATTCGGGGGGCGCCGGTCGGTTGTGGGGCGATGGCGAGCATGGACGCATCTACCGCCTGACATGGGAAGGAACGTCAGAGTCCCCGGCGATCGCGCCCGGAAAGATGGATGCCTGGGCCAGCATCCACGGCGCCAAGGACGACGAGTTGTATCAGCTCTTGGATAGCCCGGACTTTGAACTGCGCAAGCGCGCGCTGGAAGAACTAATGCAACGCGGCGCGCGGCAGCGCGACAAGCTCGTTACGATGGCGCGCGACACCGCGCGGCCAGCCCATGCGCGCGCCGCCGCGGCGGCCGGCGCCGCGCGACTTTACGACGCCAGCGTGCAACTCGGCTTGATTGGCCTGTTGAGCGACCAGAATCTCGAGTTGCGCCGCTTGGCGGCGGAACTATTGGGGCGCAACACCACGCGCGAGGATATTCATGTTCCCCGGCTGACGTCGTTGACCGCCACGCTCAACGATCCGCATCCGGCGGTGCGCCGCGCGGCGGCCGTCGCGGTGGGTCAAATAGCCAGCCAGCTCGAACAGGGACACGCGGCGCGGCACGTGGCGGCCGGCGCCCTCTGGTCGGCGCTGGCCAATGCGCCAGATGACGACCCTTATCTGCGCGACGGCATCTTGCATGGCCTTGAGCTGCTGGGCCAAGACGGCATAAATCTTATGGTCCAAGGCGCGCTGGGACGCGACTTCGATCTACGCGAGATGTCGATTGCCGCGCTTGAGGCCATGCGAACGGCGCCAGCCGCCGCGGCGCTCGACCGCTTGCTCACCGAACCCAGCCTGCTGAATCAAGATCAACAGCGCCGCGTGCTGACGACCTACCGCCGCATTCAGGTCGAGCCGCCCATCGACGGCGCCGTACTGGCCAGTTGGCTGGCGCGGCAGTCAGACGCCGCCGCGACGCTGCAACTTGCCGGGCTCGAAAGTCTGGCCAGCATTCACGGCGCCCCCACCGCGCTGGCGTTGCCTATTGCGATCAAACTCCTCAAAGACCCCGATGAACAACTGCGCATCGGAGTGATCTCGTTGCTGGGCGAGAATCATCTGGTGGAGGCCGTGCCGGCCTTGGTGGCCGCTATCGCCGATCGGCGCAAGTCGCTTGCCGAGCGACAGGCCATTGTCACCGCGCTGTCGCAACTGCGGGAGCAAGAACTGCCCTGGGGACACAAGTCGGCCAAGGGAGTAGAACTGGAATTGGATCGCCTCGTCGCACTGTCCGGCGATCCTGAGCACGCCGATCTCCGCGCCGATCTGGTCGCCTTGGTTTGCGCGGTCGATTTTTCGATGGGCCGCCCCTTGGCCGAGGCGATGCTTGCCAGCGGCGATACGGCCGCTGGCCGTAGCGCCATCGCCATGCTCGGCGCCGATCCTGCGCAGGCCAAACAACTGGCTGAACAGTTCGTGGCCGGCAAACTCGATCGGCAGTTGTTGCCAGAGATTTCGGCCGCGCTGCAAAAACACATCGCCAACGAGGAGGAAGGAGAGTTCCCGCAATTGTTGCAGCAGGTGCTGCGCGGTGGACTGTTGCTGTCGCTCGACCCCGCCGAAGTGGCCCGCGTCGAAGCGCTGGTGCAAACGACTGGCGATGCCGATCACGGTCGCGAGGTGTATCTCAACTCGCAAAAGAGCCAATGCGCCATCTGCCACAAGCTAGAGGGGGTCGGCGGCCAGGTTGGTCCCGATCTGACGCGAATTTGGGACACGCACACCGTGACCAAAATCATGGAATCGATGATCGATCCTTCCAAGGAGATCAAGGAGGGCTATGCCACCTTCAGCGCCACAACCAAAGGCGGACAGGTTTACACCGGCCTGCGCGTGTCGGCCGACGATCAGCAAGTGACGCTGCGCGACGCGCAAGGCAAGGACATCGTGATCCCGCGCAGCGATCTCGATGAATTGGTCGAAAGCAAAAAAAGCCTCATGCCCGAGGGGGTGACGGCGCAGTTGAGTTTCCAGGAATTCATCGATCTGGTGGCGT
- the trmB gene encoding tRNA (guanosine(46)-N7)-methyltransferase TrmB: MARRAPRKPSTSLDLSRHFHLLDAVSTPWQQLALFAREAPLEVEVGSGKGLFLASAAAQTPERNFLGIEIGRKYAEAAAARLARARAENAAMLCGDGLRLFREWLPGESLAAVHVYFPDPWWKKRHKKRRVMNEGLIRDIQRTLVGGGTLHFWTDVEEYFQATLELISQVANLSGPIAVEERPAEHDLDYRTHFERRMRLHGEPVYRAQFVKPAAPAST, from the coding sequence ATGGCCCGACGCGCTCCGAGAAAACCATCCACTTCGCTCGATCTGTCGCGTCACTTTCATTTGCTCGACGCCGTGTCGACGCCATGGCAGCAACTTGCCCTGTTTGCCCGCGAAGCGCCCTTGGAGGTCGAAGTCGGCAGCGGCAAGGGGCTGTTTCTGGCTAGCGCCGCGGCGCAAACTCCGGAGCGCAATTTTCTCGGCATTGAGATCGGGCGCAAATACGCCGAAGCCGCCGCCGCAAGGTTGGCGCGCGCACGTGCCGAAAACGCGGCGATGCTTTGCGGCGATGGACTACGGCTGTTTCGCGAATGGCTGCCTGGCGAGTCGCTGGCCGCAGTGCATGTGTATTTTCCCGATCCATGGTGGAAGAAGCGGCACAAGAAGCGGCGGGTGATGAACGAAGGGCTGATTCGCGACATCCAGCGAACGCTCGTCGGCGGCGGCACACTCCATTTTTGGACCGACGTTGAAGAGTATTTTCAGGCGACTCTGGAGCTGATATCCCAGGTGGCCAACCTGTCCGGCCCCATCGCGGTGGAAGAGCGCCCAGCCGAACACGACCTGGACTACCGCACCCACTTCGAGCGGCGCATGCGACTGCATGGTGAACCGGTGTACCGCGCGCAGTTTGTGAAGCCCGCTGCGCCGGCTTCGACCTGA
- a CDS encoding rhomboid family intramembrane serine protease produces MLFPLRDHNPTRRPPLVTYSLVGINVAVLLYMTTMSEPRRELFVIEHGFIPARIEHLGADQPLQVQIESLRAGPQGQVVRSREVVDLPTSASTVLATLFTCMFMHGGWMHLIGNMWFLALFGNNIEDRLGHVLFLIFYLVGGLLASGGQLLQNPESHIPMIGASGAVAAVLGAYIITYPHARVHTFVFLGFFFTFIELPALFVLGMWFVGQLLAARADLGNEVGQGVAFFAHVAGFAAGVLMMFFLKNLVPHDPLAPDSEPDYSSRYYR; encoded by the coding sequence ATGCTGTTTCCGCTGAGGGACCACAATCCGACTCGCCGGCCGCCGCTGGTCACCTATTCGCTGGTCGGAATCAATGTGGCGGTGCTGCTCTACATGACCACCATGAGCGAGCCACGGCGCGAGCTATTTGTCATTGAACACGGTTTCATCCCAGCGCGGATCGAGCACTTGGGCGCGGATCAGCCATTGCAAGTGCAGATCGAGTCGCTCCGCGCCGGGCCGCAAGGGCAGGTCGTCCGATCGCGCGAGGTGGTCGATTTGCCGACATCAGCCAGCACGGTGCTCGCCACGCTCTTCACCTGCATGTTCATGCACGGCGGATGGATGCACTTGATCGGCAACATGTGGTTCTTGGCCCTCTTTGGCAACAACATCGAGGACCGGCTCGGCCATGTGTTGTTTCTGATCTTCTACCTGGTTGGCGGCCTGCTCGCTTCCGGCGGGCAACTCCTGCAGAATCCCGAGAGCCATATTCCGATGATTGGCGCCAGCGGCGCGGTTGCCGCCGTGCTCGGCGCCTATATCATTACCTACCCGCACGCCCGCGTGCATACATTTGTCTTTCTTGGATTCTTCTTCACGTTCATTGAACTGCCGGCTCTATTCGTGCTCGGCATGTGGTTCGTCGGTCAACTGCTCGCCGCGCGCGCCGATCTGGGCAACGAAGTGGGGCAAGGCGTGGCGTTCTTCGCGCATGTGGCTGGGTTTGCCGCCGGCGTTTTGATGATGTTCTTCTTGAAGAATCTCGTGCCGCACGATCCGCTCGCGCCGGATTCCGAGCCCGATTATTCGTCGCGCTATTACCGCTGA
- a CDS encoding beta-hydroxyacyl-ACP dehydratase — protein MPRDLIIEPAAIDLNRVICDQEQLRQFNPQRFEMEQLTAVCFEDLERHICVGYKDVAQDDFWVRGHMPDMPLMPGVVMVECAAQLCSYYVHSHSLLGPGVLIGLGGLDEVRVRGPVRPGDRMLIAAMLLKMRAGVMCVCQFQCFVADRLVCEGQIKGVALPTEELQQAS, from the coding sequence GTGCCTCGGGACCTCATCATCGAACCCGCCGCCATCGATTTGAACCGCGTGATTTGCGATCAAGAGCAATTGCGCCAGTTCAATCCACAGCGCTTCGAAATGGAGCAACTGACCGCCGTCTGCTTTGAAGACCTCGAACGTCACATCTGCGTTGGCTACAAGGATGTCGCCCAGGACGACTTTTGGGTCCGCGGCCACATGCCCGACATGCCGCTGATGCCGGGCGTGGTGATGGTGGAATGCGCTGCGCAGCTTTGCAGCTACTACGTTCACAGTCACAGCTTGCTGGGTCCGGGCGTGTTGATCGGACTGGGTGGGCTCGATGAGGTGCGTGTTCGTGGTCCCGTGCGACCCGGCGATCGAATGCTGATTGCCGCCATGCTGTTGAAAATGCGCGCCGGCGTGATGTGCGTGTGCCAGTTTCAATGCTTCGTCGCCGACCGCTTGGTGTGCGAAGGCCAGATTAAAGGCGTTGCGCTCCCCACCGAGGAACTTCAGCAAGCATCGTAG